In Nonlabens agnitus, the DNA window AAAGTAATCTGTGTTTCCTATGCTGTTAAGACTTTTTAGTACTAATGGCTGCATTGCATAACGATGTGAAGTATTTGCTCCAGAACGTCCAAAATCCTCGCTGTCGTACAAAGTAATGCTTGCCTGAAACTTACCTGCCGTTTCATCACCTACTTGAACCACATTGATATAAGGATCCAAGGCGTTGATCACCAATTCGCTAGCACTGGCGCTACTTGAGGTAGTAATGATGTGCACCTTATTAAGACCTAATCGATTGAGATTATTACCATCAAAAGTGGTGTTTCTAAAGAAATTGGTCAATTGATCAGGATTGTTGTTTTGGAGAAATTCCTGTACTTCAGGATTCCATTGTTCTCTGGAATATACATCAGTGGTAGGGTTGTTAGTGATGAGACTTCCCAGTGTGATAGCGGTATTGACACTACCACCGCTATTGTATCTAAGATCCAGAACAAGATTGGTAACACCTTGTGCTTTAAAATCTGCAAATACAGCATTGAGATTATCGTCATATTGCCTCAAGAAACTATTGTAAAGTAGGTAGCCTATTTTAGCATTACCTTGAGTGATGACTTTACTCACTAGAATTGGGTCTTCCTGTAGCTGTGTTTTTGAAAGTGTTATTTCGTCTCCATTGGCAACAGGATTACCACCATTAAAATCAGCTAGGCCTATGGTATAGGTGTTTTGTGCTAACAATGTTCTAAAATTAGTGTCATTCAATTGAATGCCATCAATCGCATTAAAGATCTGACCACGCTCGACACCTTTATTATCAGCATCAGAATTGGGCAACACATAACGTAGATAACCAAAAACTTGGCTTTGATTACCTTGATATCTAACTAAACCGAATTCCATACCATTGTTCAGAGTGTTTCCTGACAGTGCCTGTTCTAAGGCAACGTAATCACTGACTACGATGCTGAAAGGATCTGTACGCTCGCGGTCAAAGATTAAGGATTCAAAAAAGGATTCTGGTGAATCAAATTGGGAATGATAATTTTCCAACTCTGCTGTTGTTGCAAAACGGTCATTATCTAATACATCCACATTAGGTTTATATAAGTAGAAGGTATTCATGCCTCGATAGATAAAGTTCTTTACTATTCTATCGCTGGCAAATTGATCATCATTATCTTCTGCACAACTGGATAGGATTCCCATGCTGGCGATAATGATAAATAGGGATTTGAAAAGTTTCATAAAGGGAAAATATATAGAGCTAAAAATAATCAATGTCCTTTACAGACATCATAAATCACTTAAGTAATGCACAAATCATGCTACATATCGATGCTTTAGGAAAAAAATGCAAGGCTTTTGTAACAACTCGATAGTAGGCTCGTCATGAAAATAGAACCGCAGGAATGAATCAACCAACTTTCATAGCGACCTTCAAAGAAGTACAGCAAAAAATGTATTTCCTATCCCGCAGATTGCTCACCTCGCATGAAGAGGCTGCAGATGCTGTACAGGAAACCATGTTGAAGCTTTGGGAAAAGCGATCTGATATCAAAGACATCAATAATAAGGAAGCCTATGCGATGCAGATGGTGAAGAATTATTCCCTAGATAGATTAAAGAGTAAACAGGCCAGTCATTTAAAGATTGTACACAGCAATTATGAGTCTGCAGACCGCAATGCACAGGATGAACTGGAAAGAGAGTCGCAGGTAAGCATGGTGAGAAAAATGATTGCAGGCCTGCCAGAGAATTATAGAACCATACTGCACTTGCGTG includes these proteins:
- a CDS encoding S41 family peptidase codes for the protein MKLFKSLFIIIASMGILSSCAEDNDDQFASDRIVKNFIYRGMNTFYLYKPNVDVLDNDRFATTAELENYHSQFDSPESFFESLIFDRERTDPFSIVVSDYVALEQALSGNTLNNGMEFGLVRYQGNQSQVFGYLRYVLPNSDADNKGVERGQIFNAIDGIQLNDTNFRTLLAQNTYTIGLADFNGGNPVANGDEITLSKTQLQEDPILVSKVITQGNAKIGYLLYNSFLRQYDDNLNAVFADFKAQGVTNLVLDLRYNSGGSVNTAITLGSLITNNPTTDVYSREQWNPEVQEFLQNNNPDQLTNFFRNTTFDGNNLNRLGLNKVHIITTSSSASASELVINALDPYINVVQVGDETAGKFQASITLYDSEDFGRSGANTSHRYAMQPLVLKSLNSIGNTDYFDGLAPDIALREDFGNLGVLGDPDEPLLRACLNDISINGSIWRPTDISLSVQNLEFMDSNDFKPLGNEMWKEDTTLPIK
- a CDS encoding RNA polymerase sigma factor — encoded protein: MNQPTFIATFKEVQQKMYFLSRRLLTSHEEAADAVQETMLKLWEKRSDIKDINNKEAYAMQMVKNYSLDRLKSKQASHLKIVHSNYESADRNAQDELERESQVSMVRKMIAGLPENYRTILHLRDIEHYDYEAIERIMDMKSTAVRVNLSRARKLLKKKIEEAYKTEIA